The following nucleotide sequence is from Drosophila kikkawai strain 14028-0561.14 chromosome 2L, DkikHiC1v2, whole genome shotgun sequence.
CCCGTGTCCAGCCGCAGGCTCCATGAGTGATGATGGACCTCGTCCCAGTCTCGCCGCCCCTCGCTGTGTAATCCTTCACTTGTTTCCATTTTAATCGCATTACTGACCTcgcttttcctctttttcttttcagaCACTGGCCGTGCTGAATCCTTTGAGGGCCACCGACCAGCAAATACTGCAGGACACCGACATGGCGGGCCCACTGGTGTTTTGTCTCACACTTGGTGGCTTCCTGCTGCTGGTATGTTATACtccaattataaataaatagattttagagcttggaaattgatttgtttgtttgcaaattaaatctaattgggtttatatttattaataatatttttatatattttttttgttcttacCTCTCCCACTTTTTAGAGCGGCAAGGTGACGTTCTCCTACATTTACGGCATCGGCGTAATGGGCTGCATCTTCTTCTATTGCCTGCTGTCCCTGATGGTCATCCGGGCGCAGGTGACCTTTGGGGCTGTGGCCTCCGTGCTCGGCTATTGTCTGCTGCCCATGGTGGTGCTGTCGGGCATCAACATTTTAATCACCATTCAGTAAGTAATTGTTGACACAAGTCGCTGGCTTTTCATTCCATTCTCCCATTCACTGCATGCCCCCGTACTACCCGTACTCCCTCTTTGCCTCGCTAGTTTCTtgatatttatgtttttaattgaaaagttGCCAATGCATTGGCGTCCCTTCGCTGCTCCTCATTGTTTGTGGCCCGTAATTACAAACTTTTGCCTAAGCTCGTCCAGCTGCGACTGCAGCACGTTTTCGATCCGCTCCCCAGTCCCCACAAATTAGTTCAATTGATGGCGACTCGGTGCCGGCTTCAGTTCGTCTGTTCTCAAGTTGATCACTTCTggctgttattattattattattatgggtATTGTTATTGGGGGTGTTGTTTTTCGATTGTTTGATTTGAACCAGCAGTTGGTGTTGAGCTAGGAATGTGTATATTAAGTGGAGTAACATACTCCTTTGATGGAGATTGAAGGTTTAAAGACAGTCAGGCtgtaaattaatgaaaatatttgtaaaaaaaatgatggaattgtgcgaaaaaataacttttaagaTATTCTGAGAGCctctttacaatttttaagacAAATATGTTGCTAAAAAAGCTGAATTTCTATGAATTTATATGTTCTTACTAAGCCTCTTTTATGGTTTATTATTTGGAGATACCCCGAAAAACCCTTGATTAtcttgattatttatttatagttttaccAATAATTAACTCAAAAGTTTCTCTTCTACAAAAGCAAGAGGATATTGGGCTTGATCTGTGCTGGGTTCCAAAAGCCAACTGCTGTTCTCCTCGTTAGCCAACTCCCACCGGGCAGACATTTAATttctcctattttttttttctgttcttCCCTCAGTTTCCGGCTGATTTCCCTTTGCCTCTTTTCGCACAATTtaggtttttaattttgttgcaGTTTTGGGCCAGCGATGCATACACATGGCGGTGAATGCAAAAAAAGAGGAGAGTAGCCAACTTAATTTGCGCTTTTAGTGCACTCGAGGGCCACAACTGCCAAACTACAGACTGCGAGAGGAACGAGGACTACGGCATACCGGACCCTGGACTATGGACAACGGACTACGGACTACGGACTACAGACCACCGTAGCTCGGACTCCATTGAAGCCAAGGCAAGATGGGCAGCAAAAAAACAGAGCAGAATAACGCCAACTATGTGCCGTTTAATTTTCGCGCTGAGAACAGAGCTGGGTGGTGACTATGGGAGGATGAGGACTACGGATTGGAAGTGGGTCGAGTGGGTGGCGGCAGGCCAGGTCCCGTGTCCATCTGTCTAACGTTCCGTGTCCTGTTTTGCCACCCGTTGAGTTTCGTTCACGTAGTTTCCTTTTCAAATATGTGTCCAGCACTTGCTGGCCGGGCTTTCTTCCCGCCGTTTTCTCCTCTCGGTTCTCATTCGTgttctgttttattttctctttttgtCCTGATGGCTCCACTCGCCACGTTTTTTTATGATGGCCATGCGAGGAGGAGCAACACGCAAATACTGCGTGAGTTTTTAGCGCTTCttttggtggtggtggtggtggcgccGCAGCCATCTCCATCTCTACCCCCCCTTTGGCACGTCATAATTTCAGAGCAGCGAGGGGAAACTAAGTGGTGCATTGGGCTGTGAATGGGCGGGGAAAGTATGGAGTACCGTGCGTGgtcgtctgtgtgtgtgtgtgtaaaaaaCAACCATGGCCTGCGTTTACTCGACACCAAGCGCGTTTTGTCTGCTCCCTCAGCTCCCCCCCCCCATTCGGAATCCACAACCCTTTTTCTATGCCATTTTtaccaccgccaccacccaCCCGCCATCATCATGGCCAAACTGTCCAACTGCCCGGTGCAATTGCCATTTTGGTTGCCTGTTTGcttgcattttttatttgccgGCTTTAAGCGCTTGCACTTTGTGGGCAGCACTAGCTCTGGCACTGGCTCTGCCCATGTTGGCTTTGATGTTCATATagtcccacacacacacacacatcgagTCCAAGTTTacagtaaatatttttgcgaTTCCCCGCTGTCCTCTTGGCTGCTCCTCTTTTTTTAGGACAGACTTTTTAATTGAGTTTGTTTGGTGATGCAAAAGTGCGCAAAAATTACACAGACAGTCGAGTTATCCGGGGCTACATAGTATTGTTTTGATTGGTTTTTAGCCTAGTCCAGTCCGGTCTGGGCCAAAAAATCACTTGGCaccggcaacagcaacagggACTAACAACAAACAAAGTTCTAGAGAAGATTGCAGGAgcagtaataaaaaaaaatagcatgAGTGGACCAGGATTGGAGGTGGATTGCGGGTCAGGGGTGACAGCTGAGCCGCCGAGACCACAGAAAGGCAATCCATTAAACGCGTGCGTGTAGCTGGAAATTGAAACTTTTCGAATATGGGGATTTATGTTTTGGTTGCGTAAATTGATTTCGGGGTCAGATTTTATGGGTTAGGAGTTAAAGGTCTTTAAAGCTGAATTTggttgtatacatttttcaacaGTTTGTCAAGGGGTATTAGTAAAATAATGTCAATTGACgaagtttagtttttaaatcaGTGAATTAAAGGCAGTTTGAGACTCCCGAGAGTCTGCCTAAAGTCCTCTGAAAAAAGAAGTAGAGcaaggaatttatttttaaaacaaaacacaactAAGAGTTAGTTATCCTTAAGTCTGTTAGTTTGAATGAAATATTAAGTAACTTAAAAAGTTTGCAGTAAAATATCACTATATTTCCACTAAATTTAATAGTTGAAAGTTTTGCCAGccttaaattaattagttcTAGGACTCTTCTTTGTGTTTTTGGAATTCCATTGTGATTTATCTAGCTTGTGTTTTATGATAAACTCCATTGGTGTTCGAAGATATATTGGTAAAATTCTATACTTTGATTATTGTTATATTTCCCGCTGGGTTTTCTTCTATGTATTGTGGGTGCTCTGTGTTCGCTTTGCTGTTAGACTTTGCCCAGCCTTTTTGCCCGGCACATCGCCTGCTGTCTTTGTTTGTTCTGCCAATTCATTCGCACACACGTGCAGTCATATCCCATCCTTTGTACTTTTTCATGAAATAACTCAAATACAGAGAGGGAAAAGGTTGACAACTGTAGGcaaatattgatttaattagatttatttataaagatcAAACGAATGGGCAATTTAAAAGAGTTAATCGTTGATATTTACTGTTTATGAATACAGAAATTAGTTATTTTGAaggcatttttaaatatgtttagaTTACAGACTTGATTTCAAGTAAAGCTTAGAACCTCTCCCTTGCATAtgttaagttttattttctctctgtgtattcTGACAGTAGCCGGTTGCTTCATGCATATGCATTGCTTATTGATTTCACCCGCTGTCTATATCTATCCGGGACTAAGTTCTCTTCGTATCTCGTTTCACTCTTGCAGGGGCACACTCGGCCTAATTGTGACCGGCATCTGCATATTCTGGTGCGCCATATCGGCCTCGAAACTGTTCGCCACCGCCTTCTCCATGGACCATCAACAGCTGCTGATTGCCTATCCGTGTGCGGTGCTCTACGGAGGATTTGCGTTGATTACCATTTACTAGGGCCACGGGCAGCCGCTAGTTCGTTCGTCCATGCCTTCCAAACGCCACATCCCCAACCCACTCCCTCGTCGATGTTGTGTTTGCCTGGTTTTAATTGTCCTGCAAACACGCATACACACATATACTCTGGCACAACAAATACACACGCCCGGAGCAGGAGGATGAAAACAACAAGGGGCGACTACACATGGATAtggatatttttaagaaaataagcgCCGATTGcgtgtttgtttttttcgggTGGCTCTTCTTTACTCAATTCTTTTGTTGTAGGCCGATGTAATAAATTTGAttgggaataaaaaaaatggttaacaaattgaaattgggGTTTTTTCCTCTCGGCTATTgcacatatgtgtgtgtgcatttttgTTGTGGTGAAAGCAGCATATTGGAATTTCGCGCTCCCGTTTCCGTTGCAGTGCACACTTTTTGGGGCATGCAAAATTAACGGCGACTCGGGCAaagtgtttgcttttttttcttttctgcttcccgttattattattactgttttttttttttttttcggtttaatAACTTTGGCATTTCGTTGTGTGAATTTATACGGGTATTACGTCATGAAGGTGAGAATTAACCTGGAAATGAAATCGATTGCGAGAGTTGACGAGGAGAGCTTAAATATGCTGCTGCGGGtaagtataataaatattttatggaataATAAGGTAGaataatatatgaaaaaaaaaaaaatctatttaaattctttttaaccatttaaaattccttaaaaatgtttatactGATGAGGTTACTAGTTTGTTTTCCAGTGGATCAGTGGAAATCAAACGTCTCAAAACTTCAAATAAGAAAAagagaacaaaataaaaataaagttcacAAAATTGAGGAAAACAATATACACTATTTTATGTTAAATACTCTGAAAATACAAAATCATGAGGATTAGGAAAATGGCCATAAATATCTATTCAGGCTGAAACCATTATTTGCCTCAAGGAAGGTAAAGAAAAAGTTACTCTTCTTCATTCACAGACCCccatataaatacatatgtgcTATGTTTTTCCTATTCCACAATTTGCTTCCGTTGTTGTCGAAAGAATCCCATGCAACTCAATAAAAGAACAATTTACATATTCGAGTCTCTCTATCTTTTTGGATGCAAAATAAAGCTTCGATGAAATTTCCAGCAGATTTGATTTACTTCCTTTCGGCCTGGGAATGGGTTTTGTATTGGGAATGAGAATTTTTCACCTTCGTTAACTAGAATTTATGATATTCACAATCGTGTTTTTGTCTTCCGGTCGATTGTTACACTCTGTTCTGTTGCACTAATCGACAACAACCAGCAAGGTACAAGATTTTACCAGGTTTTTCCAGGCTTGCCTTTCCAAAAACCACTCTCGATTCGAGtttattcaattgtaaattttcaGGCCTAATTGAAATTTCAACTGCAGTCGAGCACAGACAGTACGCACTTTGAGGCCAGAAATAAATGCGGATTTGATTCGGTTGTGGTTTTTGATTTGCCAAGGCAATGGTAATACAAAatgtacaacaaaaaaatataaatattcacCACCGCATGCAGAGtgttaattgaatttgttAATGGCTGGAAAAAGAGACCTAAAAAAggatcataaaaaaaagggttataTTTGGTCCTGTGCTGTGCTGCTGCTTACcatatgcaaatatttcaaCGTTGTCCTCGAATTTTCATATTACATAATTAGCGTTTTTTggtacttcttttttttttaacttccGGGGTTTCCTTACCCCCTTTGCACTATGGTCCAGTCGACCACTTTATTTGGCCAAAACCCATTTTTTGAAAGTTTActaaataaagttattttgGTCTCTATTAATTAGAAATAGAGTGACCATCAACGTACCATTCTCGAAATCTTCCCAGGTGGCGCCACTCTCGCACAAGAGTCTTCCAAAGACAGCTGATTGCACACGAGCGAACGGCAAGACTTAAAATGCGAATATTAATACAATTCTTAAATTAGGAAAACTCAtggaaaaaacaagaattgttaaattttttaacttgaATTTGAATCAGTGGGATATGTACTACATgttttaaatagtaaaatgttttaagtcgTTGTGATGTCTTTTTAATTTGGTGTTAAAGTCTATcgtctaaaatattaaaattttattttaaatgtaattttcaaAAAGGTATATAAAAGTGAGTCCAGCCTAGTCCAACCTTGAAACCAATGGTGTGTTGTAGAGTAATTAATTCTTGTTTAATTGCATATAGTGAGAAATGCCACATTTGAccacatttctttaaatttgcaATAAAAGATGCCTATATTTTGTATGAAAATGCCAATTAAAACGCTGAAGTAACGTCTTTATACTCATGCAAACTAATAAATATCCAACAAAATGTATCAAATATAGTTattctaataaaatacaataaaaaaaaaaaatattgaatcgtagaaagtttttataacCCACTTTTCATGCAACTATAAGGAAAAACAGGACTATTTTCCGATTCTTTCTATGTAAAATATAGGAATTCGTCATCCGAttcctataaaatttttaaaatgtagttAAAATGACTTAATCTTGAAGTAAACGaagttttatgaatttatcttaaaaatttcttagtCGTTCCTATGaaagctataggatatagtttccTGATCCGGATAATTTTGATCCAGTATCATCCAATAAGTATAATTTTACGATTGgtaaagtttcaagttgatATCTCttaaattgacgaagttattaattttggccaaaaaaagtGGTCGGCTGGACCATAGTGCTTTGTCTGCCTGAATAAATTGGCAAATGCAAAGCATACTTTTGTGAGCTCGGCTCGGCTGCTTTGCGCTTTTTGATttccgctctctctctttctctttctctgtccCGCTCTTATGCAAATTGTTGTAATTACTACAATTCGGTTGagcatttttatggccaaaaagGAAAGGCTGTAGAGCACAAAAAAGCGAAAAGAAACGAGTATATATAAGCGAAATGTATGCGGAAATATTTGTGCGCTAATTGCGTGGCCCCGAAAAAAGGAGCCGGGGGATCCGGGGGGCAAGGATTCCGCCCAGGATCTGTGTGCTTAAGCATTTTACGCTCATCAAAGGCGTCGCTTGCCATTAGCGCCATTAATAAACACTCGTTAGCTGCCAGACAGGAGCGCAGGCTGTGGAGGAGCCCCAGAACGCGGACCAAAACCTCTCGAATGTGTTGCTGATAATTAGAATTAGCTCACAATTAGCAGAGCCCTACCAAAGGATGATGGGTGGAGGACCCGCAGGACCTAGCCAGGTTGCCATAAGCTTATTAGTTGGcgttcatttttattatttcttttggtttttttttttttttttgccgcgaTAATAAGCAGCTTGGTCTTGAAAAATCCTTGGCAACAAAATGAACGCTGCTGTGTGAGCCAGCCAAGTGCAGGCGAAGAAAAATGTTAAGACTAAatgttattataattttattttttagtgatctcctttctaaaatatattcgaATTCAATGAAAAGGAAGACCACcttaaatataaacttaatCCTTCTATAAgatttttctttcagtgcctCACCCACCTGGCATACCTTTCCATCGAGCGCTAAGCGTTGGGCCAACACAATAGCAAACACCTGCGGACAAAAGCTGCTTACGGAAATGCACAGCCAAGGAAAAGCGGGCCAAGAAGTGGGGAGGCGGAGGCGTTGGCGTTGGCGGGATATGGATGGCTCCTACAAGAGTTATTACATTTTAGCTTTTCCTCTGCTCCGTCATCTTGCGTTTGTGCGCTTTTCATCTGCAACAACTTTTGCtgcattttaataaatatgcaaTCTAAAAACGCTTTCTACACAAACAAAGCCGCAATAACCACAGAGGTTCCGGGCTTGGAAACGCTGGGTAAATGCTTCTCCAACGCTTTTTTCTAGGGTAGCCAATGCCAAGAGTAAAGGCGTTAATTACGCTCTCCCAGAGACGCAAAACGCTTGAGAGCAGCCGCCAATAGAAAGCGAGGCGGCGACAGCCCGCCGCATTATGTGCGATGGGATGCGTACGGGCCCAGGCCTTAATGGCATCaagaaaagcgggaaaacCGGGGCTGTAACGGTTGCAAAATGTGCGGAGTGGTTGTGCGGTGTGTCTGCATCGCTTGCAGTTGCCACATTTTTAATTAGCGTCCTTAAAAGCTCATTGAATGGTCGAAAAAAATGAGAGAAAAAAAGTGGCAAGAAAGGCGAAACAAGCCAGTGAATggctatatgtatatgtgtgcgGTTGCATTACGGCTTCAgtgtgggtgtgcgtgtgtgtgcaatGGCCGCCAATTAGGGAAATGTCCAAAGGTTAAAAGATGTAAGCCGGGAGATGCCCTAACGGAATCTTTGATACAagcctagctttagttttaaattaaaaattaaaccagAGAGATATTTTCATGCTTATAAAACAtctaagatatttttaaaatcttaaattaattacttaattaactttaaattattaaagatttataaaaatgtattttaattcaatattaaGTAAGGAAAAACTGAATACACAAGTAATATATTAAcaccaaaaataattaaagaactAAATACACAACCAGAtttaacttttacttttaagaCCATAATCCCAGGCTAGGATCACTTTCCAATTTGATTTCCATTCTGCTCCAGGAAAGGTCCTGTAAGGACCATACCCAACTGGGCCCGCCAGCAAGTAGAAGATTCAAATAGACCACATCTCCCCTGGCCATAGGGATGTGGGTGCAAGGTATTCAATGGGGCCATAATGGCAGGGGGATTCTTCCTGAATTGCGGGAGTGAAATGCATAGAGCATTAGCCGGAGATGAGCGGTTGTTGGCTCTAGGACGCGGCAACGCGCCGTCGAAGCACGTGTAAAGAGGTGGCCAGATGTTGCCTGGTTACCAGCCAACTGCCCTGGATCCCACGCCCTTTCTGCTGCACCCTTGACTCTCGAAAAGCCAAACCAAATTGCTGGTAAGCCTCATCCTAAAACCCTCGAACCCCTAACCCGTCCTCCATTAAATGCCgctcacacacgcacacatacatGGCTTAAAAGCGAAATGCAACATTTATGGTTAAGCTCCCAAAATGGCCGCCAGTGCAGCCATGATGCGGTGCATCCCCCGTCTGAGGGGCTGTGCAGCTGAGCGGCACGAAGGACTTCCAACTTGGCGCGTTGATTGCTGCGGCCACACTTCCGGAGCGCCAGAGACAGAGATTGAGTATGCCGGAGCTCGATGATGGATGGAGGGCTGGGTGGGGTGGGGTGGATGGTTGTCCAGGTAAATATTCTAGGACACTCGACCATTGCAGAACCAATTAGCTCAAGAGCAGTGGGATTTCCATGAAGAGAAGAGAAGCATGCACAGGAAAAATTACGTATAAAAGGGGATTGGTTATAGAAAGGAAGAtgaaaatttttatttaataattttattgataataataataataattacctttatttttaccttaattaattaaatattttccttagtGTTTGCAATGTGAGAAGTGTAACAAAGCCCTTCTATAGATTGACCTCCTCAACGGAGCTGGGGCAGCATGTAAATGGTATTCCAGGATTCCAACTAAAAtcaatattcatttaaattatcaCCCAACACCACCTTTTCTCTCCTTTTTTCAAGTGGGAACAATAACAGGCTCCAtgatgtttattgtttttcacTTTTTACACACTTCACTGGGCATTGACTTGTACAAGCTACCTATGTatggggtgtgtgtgtgtgtgtgtggattcTAGATCCTGGATCCAGGATGCTGGCGGAGAAACAGTCGATTTCAACTGAACTGTAGATAATcccctgacaacggcagttaaCAGGCAACGATTACTTGGCAACAAGTCAATTACGACTCAACTCGAAGCGAATCTCGAGCCCAGGAATTGTTCCCAGAGCCCCCGTCCCTCCACCATTCCGGGGGCGAGAAGCCGCCTGGTTCCAGCGATAACCGACTTGGAGTTGGGAACACAATAAATTCCTTGACCGGCCCTGGCCAGTCGTCCAACTCGTGCCTTCAATAGCTCGGGAATCCCCTTTAATGCCCTAACTAATTGAGCAGGGCCATGCGGGCAGCCAGGAAGAAGGATTCGGCGGGGAGTCGGACTCAGACTTGGACTAGGTGGACTTCCTGGCAGCCTTATCGCCAAGTGGCAATCGCTTGTAATCTGTCGGTTAGCTTCGCGCCACAGCCGCCAAAAACTAAGTCGGGTGGTTAGAGTATTAAACTACTGAAGAAAGGGTATATCAGGCTTttgtttaattcaattttttttggaataGGTCGAacagtatttttatatattgaaaaCATGAAAAATTTCTAACAAAATAGTAAATcaacagaaataaaaatataggcCTTTCCCACATATTTAATTATCGTTATTAAGTTCTTATAATATATACTTCTCCTAAAGTCTTCTCCCTTCAATATTAAACCCGTTTTGGAGAGTATTCCACTTTTCGTTAGAATCCTTTTTCAAAATCCAACTCTTGCTTAGCGCAAATTACTTTTGGCGAAatttttacaacatttttattggCTGTCGAATGGGCGAGGGAGATAGGCCGAGGTCAAGATTTGGCTGGCTTTGCGATTTCAGTTATGCGgtttcaaaattcaattaaaagccAACATCACATTTCTCTTGTCGTCGTCTTGAGCTCTGCTTCTCACCCATTCTCCCATTTAGCCAGCTGAACTCACCGAGATAAGGCTGGAAAAGTGAAAACAATGTGGGGGAAAGGATGGTGATTTGGGTAAAAATCAGTGGCTGTAGCAGTAGCCAAGGCTGCCGATGGGGTTTTATCGGGCCAAAAGGACCCTTGCCAATAAAGGCTGAAACATTTCCTTTGAAGCGATTAGTTTTCGATTGGTGTGTGTAAGCTCATACTTAGCAAAGTataatatcaatttatttttaaagtttaaaagttTACGAGTATGTTAATTAGTGGATAATAGCTGTCGGCTTAAAAGAGTTTTAGAATTAGGCTGCGGTGACGagataaaatttatacattttaagaaatttaaaaaaatgcaacCAAACTTTCAATTTAAGTTGGAGACATCAAAGGCCAGTTCTATCTCACagatttaaatgtaattaaaagtATCAGGACATCCCCAAATCTCAAATCTGTTCAAGCTCTGCCACCTCTCCCTTTGACAAAAGtatttacttaatatatattttttttattttgtttagcaGCACGTGCTGCAAATTTGTCTGGAAATTGTTCGACTACGAATCATTCAGGCGGCAACAGACAAACACAGACGGAAAAACAATGCGACAAACGCCAAAGCAAGGACAGATTTTATGGTCTAAAAAGGGAGATGGGGAGCAAGGACTCTGAAAGAGACGGGAATGGGCGCAGGAGATGAGCTCACTCGCTTGgctgcatttgcatattttgttgCGAATTGTTGCTCGGCTGCCTGCTAATAGGAAAATGCGACACATAGGCTAGTGAATAGAGCACAGAGGCGCCTAGAGGGGGTCCTTTTAGGTCCtgaaaaaatcttaaaaaactTTGCATGGTTTTGTTTTACGCGTCTTAAGGGAAACTATTTtacaattcttaaaatttgtttaacagaatgaaattatattataaagcaGGACCTGCCGGCGCCTCTGCTTATCACTAAGGGTGCGAAAGAGAAGGCCTATTGAGTGAAGGAGACGGCAGCTGGCCTGTGCGTGTCGGCACGTGTTTGTTTTGCATGTCTAATGCGCTTTGAACTCCTTGCCTGCTGCAGCAGGAAACTGTATGTCAAATGCTTAATcagccgcacacacacacacagatgcaCTCTTaacaaacacaaatacactcttttacacacacacacacacacacacacgaaaagAAAGCAAAGCAGAAGCCAGCAAACAAAGAAAAGGAGCAGCGAGCCAggcataaatatttcaatagcATACTTTTCGGCTACGTGCTCCAACGTTGCAAAGCCTGATCCGGATTCGGATCTGCATTTAACACCGAACTGGCGTTTGAACACAGCAGCGGTAAAAATAATGGTCtttaatataaagaaaattaaaagaaatttaaataaaatcaatcgaaattttattttaaatatattttaaagcagaaaattttgtatacaatttttaatataattttataatatttaacattttcaatctctttattacttaaaattcTCACCtgaattgtttaaacaatggctgcaagtgtgtgtgtctgctcCAATGCATTTTATTCAATgcgaataattgaaaatccGTATGCCCCTTTAGCCCCATGTCTGTCAATGAAAGACTGCAAACTTTGTCGGATTTCTCAGTTGATAGAGTCGGTAAAGTGGCAGCAGAAGTTTCCTGTAGGAAGCACATATTCGATTTGTTCAGAAATTAGAGATATGTATATACGAGCTAGCATAGAAAGCAGGTAAATAAAGGGGTATTTATAATTGAAaagaaacttaaataaattcaaatgtttttaatacTGTAGTGTTTATATCTCATATAATGTACTTTtggaatttaataattattattataattattattataccattaatatatattctaaagGAGTTCTTAAATTCTCCTCCCAAAAACCTTATCTTTGTAGCCGCCTCTGGACATTAATTCCCCTTCGCCAAAATAGATTTAATTCagcttttaatataattataccGACTTCGGCTTCAGTTTGAGCAAAAGTTGTGCCATCAGTTTCAGCAACTGGGTAAATCTTAAAGAAAGATTTCGCCTTGATTCGATTACTTAAACATTCTAGGAAATCTATGGCCACgacaaacaattaaaacgcTTTCCCAGCATGACAGGCTGGCAGCAACAGGGGGTGCGatggaaaaggaaaataggGTGAAGGCCGTCCGCCCACACGGGTCTATTAAAACTGGCAGCTGGCTCTGGCAAATGCCGGGAAATTGTTGTGTATTTTCGGGCGTTGCGTTCTATGCGTGGCGGAGACAAAGTTTCGGTCTCAAAGTATTTGGAAACTCATTTTGCTCAGTCTATGGTCCCTGGTCCCTGGTACAttgatgctgttgctgttgcttttggctTTGCTTGGCTTTTGGCGTAATTTCGTTGTCATTAAGTTGGCATTATAACAAAATGCCTTTTCAATCACTTTTGACTAAATGCACTGTCTGCGAGAGGGAAGGAAGGGGGAAGCCCGAGAATGAGAGCTCTCCGCCGCCAGCTGCCTTTCATTCGTTCATTCATCCAACATTCACTCCCGGCTCAA
It contains:
- the Yip1d1 gene encoding protein YIPF5 homolog, whose product is MSQFGGPNDFYASGPSADASYNFDMPEFGQELNFQSFDNTQPSVPPNYDATYAQPPAQGLGGFYDPTAYTDTSYGQDKSGKQGGAGGAGNEFDDEPPLLEELGINPNHIFQKTLAVLNPLRATDQQILQDTDMAGPLVFCLTLGGFLLLSGKVTFSYIYGIGVMGCIFFYCLLSLMVIRAQVTFGAVASVLGYCLLPMVVLSGINILITIQGTLGLIVTGICIFWCAISASKLFATAFSMDHQQLLIAYPCAVLYGGFALITIY